The Nitrospirota bacterium region CAACTTAAAAGCTGGCTCAAAGACAATGAAGTTTCTTCCGGCTTTATAAGGAATTTACTTTACTATTCACAGATGAACAAACAGTTCAATGAAACAGGGAAGACAGAATTCCTGAAATTTCTGCCGCTTATGACTTACGATATCGCTCGCAATATACCGGTTGGTAAGAAAGAGGTCAGATTATGGGCAGAGGATTTAAAAGATCTGAACAGCCCGAAACTAAAAAATCTTGGATTAATAGTAAGCTATGCTTTGAATGCAAACAGGGGAGGAAAGAATGAGTGACTGGAAAGATAAATTACGAAACTCTGGATTTAATAAAGGCGGAGGGAAAGAGATGAAGAAAATATGTGAAAGCTGCAAGAAAGAGTTTTTGCCAAAAGAACCCCATCATAAAACATGTTCTGATTGTAATAAGAAGAAATATGAAGGAACATCTGGATTATATAACTCAAAAATAAAATTGCCAGATAATTATCTTGGAGATAGTTATTTTGATGACAAAGGTTATCTCAGAGAGAGTATTTTCAAAGAAGATGCCAAAGTGGTTGTGAATGCGTTAGCTGCAGAAAATATGACCCCGACTGCTTTAAGGGCTTTTTATAATAAATTAAAAGCAATTGAGAATCGCTACAAAATTTCCAATAATGATTTTGATCTTATCAAACCCAGCCTTTATGCTTTTGAAAGAGATGTAGCATATCAGGCAAGCAGAGGTGTTGTGCGTGATGAATTCCGTAAATTTATAAATATAAATGCGGAGCTCGCAATTAAAGGCCCAAAAGAATTTAAAGGATTTATTGAACACTTTTTAAGTGTTTTAGCATATTTCAAGGATGTAATAAATAGATAAAAAAGAAAGGAGATTTAACATGAAACTACGAAAATTTGTGTCAATTACTGGAACAATTCATTGTGAGAGTGGTTTAAGAATTGGTGGTACAAAAGAAGGTATTATTGAGCCTGGAGGTTCTGAAAACACAATTTTAAGGCATCCTATTACCTCGCTGCCTTACATTCCGGGATCTTCATTAAAAGGGAAAATGCGTTCATTGTTAGAAACGGATGCGTCTAGTGGAGCTAACATAGATAATGGAAGACCTTGTGGATGCGGGACGTGTCTTGTCTGTAAGGTGTTTGGATCTCATGGAATGGCTCACAAAGAGATTACCCGCATTTTAGTAAGAGATTGTGTTATCACTGATAAATCGGAGACGGTTTTAAGAACTGCACAGGAAGAAAAAGGCGTTAATTTTGCAGAAATTAAGAGCGAAAACATTATTGATAGGAAATCAGGGATAGCGGCAAAAGGAGGATTAAGGACGCAAGAGAGGGTTCCGTCAGGAACAGAATTTAGTATGAATATTACTCTGAAACTATTTGATGGAGATAATGAAGGTCAAATCGTTGACTTTGTTAGAAAAGGCTTGGACTTGATACAAAAAGATTACTTAGGAAGTTCTGGTAGTCGAGGTTACGGGAAAATAAAGATAGAAAATTTAGAAGTAAATGACTTAGCGTAGAGGCATCTATGAAAACTTATCGTTTAAAGATTAAACCTCAGGGCAGTTTCCTGACTCTATGGCAGGCGGATACTGTGTTTGGCAATCTGTGCTGGATTATGGCGTGGCGTGAAGGTGGCGACACCCTGAAAGAGTTTCTTGCAGAATATAAAAACGGCAATCCTGCAGTTGTTTTATCAGACGGTATGCCGGGAGACTTTTTGCCTTCACCTGCTCATTTATCATTAGTGGAGCAAAAAGGAGAAGGCTTTGCGGCTTATAAAAAAGCCAAAGAATTAAAAAAAGTTGGATGGTTGACACCTGAAATATTTCAGAGTGTCCGAAATGGTAATTTAGACATTAATCCTGCACAAGATGCAAAAACATTCAAAACCTTTATCACACTGCATAGCTCGATTAACAGAATATCCGGAACGACAGGAGAGGAAGGCTCACTCTTTGAACTTGAAGAACATGCACTTAGTGAATCAGAGCAGTTTATTTCTATCTATCTTAAGATAAAAGACGGCTGGGAAGAAAAAGTCTTTGCGCTTTTTAAAAACCTGTCTTTAACTGGATACGGCAAGAAAAAGTCTGTCGGCAAGGGTGCATTTGATATTATCGGACAGCTTGAGCTGTTTCATGGATTCAATGATTTTAAAGGGTCTAATGGTTTTATGTCTCTGTCAAACTTTGTTCCGGCGAAGAATGATCCCACTGATGGCTTCTACAAGACATTAGTTAAGTATGGAAAGCTCGGCGGTGAATTTACCTTTTGCGGCAAACCTTTTAAAAAGCCGTTGATGATGCTTACCTATGGATCAAGTTTTAAGGTAAATGGAAACATCAAACCTTTCTATGGCCGAATGGTTGAAAATATTGCTCCTGTCAAGTCTGAGGTTGTTCAGTATGGATATTCCTTTGCAGTACCGGTTAGGCTGGAGAAGATTTAAATGCCAAAGGCAATGATTATATCTGTCGGCACTGGTAGGGACCGTCAAGATATAGCCGGAGCTATTTTATTTTCCATAAAGCAAAACAATCCGGAATACATTCGCTTTCTTGTTTCAAGTGTAAGTGGAAAAGAAACCCTCCCGTTAATAACGAAAGACCTTGTTGTTCCATATAATCCCCATCAATATGATGAAATCAATGATGTTGAAAAGATCTATTTTGAGTATGTTGAGCAAATAAAAGATTGTGTGAATAGGGGATTTAAGTTAGCAGATATTGTCGCTGATTATACTTCTGGAACCAAGTCAATGTCAGCGGCATTGTTACTGGCAGCGATCTCAACCGGGGTAGGAACTGTCAGTTATATCTACGGCGAAAGAGATCACGGCGGACGGGCGGTTCCCGGAACAGAACGGTCCATGTATTTAAATCCCAACAGGTTTTATGCGGAAAAGACCCTCCTTGAAGCAAAAAAGCTTTTTAACATTAACCGATTTGAAAGCTGTATTAATCTTTGCAAGTCAGTAGAAGAAACCATTAAGTTGCCTATTATTGTTGAAGAAACTTCATTTCTAATAAATCTTTCTCGTACATATGATGCGTGGGACAGATTTGATTTTACTAAGGCATTGGAATACTTTAACGCTATAAAAGAAAGCCCCCTGCTGAAGAAATACGAAATTAAGAGCAAGGTAGAAAAACATAAAGCATTTGTTTATCAGGAAAAAGAAAATAAATATTGTTATGAGCGGGTAATAGATATTGTTGCCAATGCAAAGAGGAGATTTAATGAAGAAGGGCGTTATGATGATGGGTTAGCGCGACTTTACAGGGGATTTGAATACCTATCACAGGTTAAACTTTATTTAGATCATGATGGCTTAGAGACTGAAAATCTGAAGTCAGTTAAATTACCAGAACGGTTAAAAACAAAATATTCAAAAAAAACTAACGACAGCGGGAAAATTCAAATTTCACTTGTTTGTGGTTATGAATTACTCCAAGACTTAGGTGATACGGTTGGACAGAATTTTATGGAAGATAAATCAAATCAAGATTTTAAGCTTGTTCTTAGAAAAAGAAATGACTCGATACTTGCACATGGATTTATACCGATAGATAAAGACAGTGCTCTTAAACTGCTCACATATTTAGAAAAGCATATAACCCGATGTTATCCTGATTATGAGAGCAAAAAGGGGCTTGCCACTTTTCCAAAGCTAAAGTTTTAGTTTTGTTCTTTGACAACTGATTTTTCTTCTTTGTTCGGCAGGCAAACAACAATATTGCCGAAATATTTCTTTTCGTGACAAGCTCCCGCCGTCTGTTTTATCCTCCATTTAGGATGAAATTAAAATGAAGAACTGGATTCCGTGTCAGGCACGGAATGACAATGAGAGGATACGATGAACAGAACATTGTTTCTTATCGCATACGACATTACTGACGACAAAAGGCTGAACCAGACGAGGGAGTTTCTCAAGGGCTACAGCACCGGCGGACAAAAGTCTGTTTATGAATGCTTTCTGACAGACGGGGAGCTTGCATACGTTAAGAGAGCCATTGACGGTATTATTGATGACGAAGAAGACAGGGTGCATATCTTCACAATGGATGGAAGAAGCAGGACACATACGCTCGGCATCGGCGTCCAGCCTAAAGACCCGGAGTATTTTTATATAGGATGAAGAATGACCAATTAATAATGAAGAATTAAGGAGTCCATTATTGTTAATTATTCATTCCTAATTGTTAACTGATTAATATGGGAACACTTTACATTGACAGAAAAGAACTTCACGTAAGGCTGGACGGCGATGCTCTGGCGTTTTATGCAAATGGCGAACGGGAGGGGATTGTCCCGATAAATCCATTGAAACGGGTAATTATAGTCGGCAATATTACCCTTGAAACCTCTGTCTTAAACAAGCTTGCCAGTGACAATATCAGTGTCCTGTTCCTCTCCGGCAAGAGAAACAAGTTTTGCGGAATGCTTCACGGGAAACTGCATAATAATGGCCTTCTGAGGATAAAACAGTATGAAAAGTCATTATCTTTATTTCCGATGAATGTATCTGTTGACATCGTAAAAAGGAAAATAACCGGACAGCGTGGGCTGCTCCTTTACATCAGGGAGCAGAGGCCTGATTTGCGTTTACAGATGACTTCAGCATCGCAGGTGTTTGAAAGGATACTTGAAGACCTGCAGAAGCCTGGTATTGAGATGGAGACAGTAAGGGGCTTTGAGGGCGGAGCTTCGGCAACATACTTTGGCGTTTTCACAGAAGCATTTCCGGATTCTCTTGAATTCAATGACAGGAACAGACGTCCGCCTGAAGATCCGGTAAATGCAATTTTGTCGCTTTGCTATACGCTCGTTCACTTTGACATAGTGCGTGAGATAGAAGTCATTGGACTTGATCCGGTAATAGGCTTTTATCATCAGTTTGACTACGGTCGTGAGTCACTTGCATGCGACCTCATAGAGCCGTATCGTCCTATGGTTGATAAGTTTGTATGGGAGATATTCAGAGAGAGGACTTTCACAAACCGGGATTTCGCAATGGATGACGAACGCCCCGGATGTTATCTGAAGAAGGAAAGCAGGAAAAGATTTTATCCCATGTATGAAGAATGGGTGAAGAGTACACGGCCGTTGTGGATAGAAGATGTAAGAGTGCTTGCAAGGAGGATAACGGATGGGCAGGACGCTGTATATAAGTCAGACCAGTAAACCTGTAATTTTCAGGGATGGGCCATCCATATGGGTTCAGGAAGAGGGCAATGCCGGGAGAAGAATACCTGCCCGCCTTGTCGGCAGGGTGATAATCATCGGCAATGTCAAGCTTGATTCCGGTACGATTACCCTCTTTGCGGAAAATAACACTCCGATTACTTTTATGAATAACAGGACTGATGAGACAGCAGTGGTTATTCCATATAATCACAGACTGCCGGATCATTATAAAGAGCAGAAGATATTCCTCAGCTCAAAGGAGAACATTGAGCATTTTGAGCGATGGGCTGGTACAAAAAGGGCATGCCTGCAGATGAATTTACTCAGAAGATTTCTGCCGAAACTGATGCCGAGATTTGAGACCATTGGTTTTGGGGAAGGCAATTATCAAGAGATACTCAAGACATTGCGGAAAGTCAGCGAGCAGGAATGGATTGCCGTAAACAGCATCATCACAAACATTTTTCGCAATGTAATAGTGGAGCATCTTCTAAAGTCCGGACTGGACCCGCATCTCGGTGTCATTCACAGAC contains the following coding sequences:
- the csm2 gene encoding type III-A CRISPR-associated protein Csm2, which translates into the protein MSDWKDKLRNSGFNKGGGKEMKKICESCKKEFLPKEPHHKTCSDCNKKKYEGTSGLYNSKIKLPDNYLGDSYFDDKGYLRESIFKEDAKVVVNALAAENMTPTALRAFYNKLKAIENRYKISNNDFDLIKPSLYAFERDVAYQASRGVVRDEFRKFININAELAIKGPKEFKGFIEHFLSVLAYFKDVINR
- the csm3 gene encoding type III-A CRISPR-associated RAMP protein Csm3, producing the protein MKLRKFVSITGTIHCESGLRIGGTKEGIIEPGGSENTILRHPITSLPYIPGSSLKGKMRSLLETDASSGANIDNGRPCGCGTCLVCKVFGSHGMAHKEITRILVRDCVITDKSETVLRTAQEEKGVNFAEIKSENIIDRKSGIAAKGGLRTQERVPSGTEFSMNITLKLFDGDNEGQIVDFVRKGLDLIQKDYLGSSGSRGYGKIKIENLEVNDLA
- a CDS encoding TIGR02710 family CRISPR-associated protein, coding for MPKAMIISVGTGRDRQDIAGAILFSIKQNNPEYIRFLVSSVSGKETLPLITKDLVVPYNPHQYDEINDVEKIYFEYVEQIKDCVNRGFKLADIVADYTSGTKSMSAALLLAAISTGVGTVSYIYGERDHGGRAVPGTERSMYLNPNRFYAEKTLLEAKKLFNINRFESCINLCKSVEETIKLPIIVEETSFLINLSRTYDAWDRFDFTKALEYFNAIKESPLLKKYEIKSKVEKHKAFVYQEKENKYCYERVIDIVANAKRRFNEEGRYDDGLARLYRGFEYLSQVKLYLDHDGLETENLKSVKLPERLKTKYSKKTNDSGKIQISLVCGYELLQDLGDTVGQNFMEDKSNQDFKLVLRKRNDSILAHGFIPIDKDSALKLLTYLEKHITRCYPDYESKKGLATFPKLKF
- the cas2 gene encoding CRISPR-associated endonuclease Cas2, whose translation is MNRTLFLIAYDITDDKRLNQTREFLKGYSTGGQKSVYECFLTDGELAYVKRAIDGIIDDEEDRVHIFTMDGRSRTHTLGIGVQPKDPEYFYIG
- the cas1 gene encoding CRISPR-associated endonuclease Cas1, with the translated sequence MGTLYIDRKELHVRLDGDALAFYANGEREGIVPINPLKRVIIVGNITLETSVLNKLASDNISVLFLSGKRNKFCGMLHGKLHNNGLLRIKQYEKSLSLFPMNVSVDIVKRKITGQRGLLLYIREQRPDLRLQMTSASQVFERILEDLQKPGIEMETVRGFEGGASATYFGVFTEAFPDSLEFNDRNRRPPEDPVNAILSLCYTLVHFDIVREIEVIGLDPVIGFYHQFDYGRESLACDLIEPYRPMVDKFVWEIFRERTFTNRDFAMDDERPGCYLKKESRKRFYPMYEEWVKSTRPLWIEDVRVLARRITDGQDAVYKSDQ
- a CDS encoding CRISPR-associated endonuclease Cas1, whose protein sequence is MGRTLYISQTSKPVIFRDGPSIWVQEEGNAGRRIPARLVGRVIIIGNVKLDSGTITLFAENNTPITFMNNRTDETAVVIPYNHRLPDHYKEQKIFLSSKENIEHFERWAGTKRACLQMNLLRRFLPKLMPRFETIGFGEGNYQEILKTLRKVSEQEWIAVNSIITNIFRNVIVEHLLKSGLDPHLGVIHRRHNFGLALDVCYIMGGLSDLQTLQFFNTYRVKNLISKDRAHWFVTDKGMRSIIHRFENRRAAVQGRVENILDELFDLIREMQTHEG